One region of Pararhizobium qamdonense genomic DNA includes:
- the scpB gene encoding SMC-Scp complex subunit ScpB, protein MSGSDIASSGGRRKKGAGQDAVLFDRDLSSLPPALRWREWMNRIEAVIFASATPVDRATLARVVGPECNIDLIIDDIREELRGRPYDLVAVAGGWHHRTRSAYATAIRASGAATQPMAGFNQQEAMILIAIGYYQPVTRSELSTMFGKEVSRDTIAGLRQAKLITSGPRSPTPGAPYTYVTTPSFLSAFGFDTLRDLPDIEMLEDSGLLNRKKVADDLDMMATRLDEDDADD, encoded by the coding sequence ATGTCCGGATCCGATATTGCCAGCAGCGGCGGACGCAGAAAGAAGGGCGCAGGGCAGGACGCGGTGCTGTTTGATCGCGACCTGTCTTCCCTGCCGCCGGCGTTACGCTGGCGGGAGTGGATGAACCGCATCGAGGCAGTGATTTTCGCCTCCGCCACGCCCGTTGATCGCGCCACGCTTGCCCGTGTCGTCGGTCCGGAATGCAATATCGACCTGATCATCGATGACATTCGCGAGGAGTTGCGCGGGCGGCCTTACGATCTGGTCGCCGTCGCGGGCGGTTGGCACCATAGGACGAGATCCGCCTATGCAACGGCGATCCGGGCCTCTGGCGCGGCCACTCAACCGATGGCAGGGTTCAACCAGCAGGAAGCCATGATCCTGATTGCGATAGGCTATTACCAGCCGGTGACGCGCAGCGAGTTATCGACGATGTTCGGCAAGGAAGTCAGCCGCGACACGATCGCCGGCCTGCGCCAGGCAAAACTGATTACGTCCGGCCCCCGCAGCCCGACGCCCGGCGCGCCTTATACCTATGTCACGACCCCGTCCTTCTTGTCCGCTTTCGGCTTCGATACGCTGCGTGATCTACCAGACATTGAAATGTTGGAGGATAGCGGCCTGCTCAACCGCAAGAAAGTCGCCGATGACCTCGATATGATGGCGACGCGGCTGGACGAAGACGATGCGGATGATTGA
- a CDS encoding DUF922 domain-containing Zn-dependent protease, whose product MGGVVLLPDMGKAEWQAIENVQAYPVTGKTGAELYASIGKRGPKAGIGRAIAFTNFKLTWTRKYEPQGNACVLTVARPELIITYRLPKPAERLPAPVQKSWDTFISGVRQHERVHGDLIKDMVKKIEAVSVGLTAPDDPQCQKIRADLTARLGELSRAQRQQSRDFDRAELSNGGNVHQLVLALVNGQ is encoded by the coding sequence ATGGGCGGCGTTGTCCTGTTGCCAGATATGGGAAAAGCGGAATGGCAGGCGATCGAAAATGTGCAGGCCTATCCGGTCACTGGTAAGACCGGCGCCGAACTCTATGCCTCGATTGGCAAACGTGGCCCGAAAGCGGGTATCGGCCGTGCCATCGCCTTTACCAATTTCAAGCTGACCTGGACCCGGAAATACGAACCGCAGGGCAATGCCTGTGTTCTGACCGTCGCACGGCCAGAGCTCATCATAACCTATAGGCTGCCAAAGCCTGCCGAGCGCCTGCCGGCACCTGTCCAAAAAAGCTGGGACACGTTCATCTCGGGCGTACGCCAGCACGAACGCGTGCACGGCGATCTCATCAAGGATATGGTGAAGAAGATCGAGGCGGTCTCTGTTGGCCTGACGGCCCCTGATGATCCCCAATGCCAGAAAATCCGTGCGGACCTCACCGCACGGCTCGGCGAACTGTCCCGCGCCCAGAGGCAGCAGAGCCGGGATTTCGACCGGGCCGAGCTCAGCAATGGTGGCAATGTTCACCAGCTCGTCCTGGCGCTAGTCAACGGACAATAG
- a CDS encoding Gfo/Idh/MocA family protein, which yields MKVGIIGLGFRLGYLGYVFKAMDESFEIAGYVDPNPAGLPGLIEKGISAGTAYATPEELIANEKLDLLMIGSPNHLHLDHIRTGLESGLKVFSEKPIVTTVEESIELARLMAKYGHERLMVGLVLRYAPMYRDLRAAQAAGTLGHIVSIEASEHIEPYHGAFFMRDWRRYERYSGSFMLEKCCHDLDLYNGIIGARPERVASFGGRKSFIPENDPAREGINDLELFHRKPSGWMGSDKVFDSDGDIIDYQVAIVEYANGVGMNFHTNLNVPDQFRRFCIMGSRGMAEGDFIRGYFDVHEMLTGQKVVENKYAATALSQHYGADEQMATDIIGHVRDGRALPVSTIDALEAGILALSMDEARRKRTVVDLRPVWDRFDEALHARAA from the coding sequence ATGAAAGTGGGCATTATCGGGCTCGGATTCCGTCTGGGCTATCTGGGTTATGTTTTCAAAGCCATGGATGAGAGCTTCGAGATCGCCGGTTATGTCGATCCGAACCCTGCCGGTTTGCCTGGCCTTATTGAAAAAGGCATTTCTGCCGGCACGGCTTACGCGACCCCCGAAGAGCTGATTGCCAATGAGAAACTTGATCTCCTGATGATCGGCTCGCCCAATCACCTGCATCTCGATCATATCCGTACCGGCCTTGAATCCGGCCTGAAGGTCTTTAGTGAGAAGCCGATTGTCACCACGGTTGAGGAAAGCATCGAACTTGCCCGCCTGATGGCAAAATACGGTCATGAACGGCTGATGGTCGGCCTCGTGCTGCGCTATGCACCGATGTACCGGGACCTGCGTGCAGCGCAGGCGGCGGGAACGCTTGGGCATATTGTTTCGATCGAGGCGTCCGAGCATATCGAGCCCTATCACGGCGCCTTCTTCATGCGCGACTGGCGCCGCTACGAACGCTATTCCGGCAGTTTCATGCTGGAAAAATGCTGCCACGACCTTGATCTCTACAATGGCATTATCGGCGCGCGGCCCGAGCGGGTGGCAAGCTTCGGCGGCCGCAAGAGCTTCATTCCCGAAAACGATCCGGCCCGCGAGGGGATCAACGATCTCGAGCTCTTTCATCGCAAGCCGAGCGGCTGGATGGGCTCCGACAAGGTGTTCGACAGCGATGGCGATATCATCGATTACCAAGTGGCAATTGTCGAATATGCCAATGGCGTCGGCATGAATTTCCATACCAATTTGAATGTCCCCGACCAGTTCCGCCGTTTTTGCATCATGGGGTCGCGTGGCATGGCCGAAGGGGATTTCATCCGTGGTTATTTCGATGTCCACGAGATGCTGACCGGGCAAAAAGTCGTCGAAAACAAATATGCGGCAACAGCGCTGTCACAGCATTACGGCGCTGACGAACAGATGGCCACCGACATTATCGGCCATGTCCGCGATGGGCGGGCGCTGCCAGTCTCCACGATCGATGCACTGGAGGCGGGAATCCTGGCGCTGTCCATGGACGAGGCGCGCCGCAAGCGCACCGTCGTCGATCTGCGACCGGTCTGGGACCGCTTTGACGAGGCGCTCCACGCGCGTGCGGCATAG
- a CDS encoding carbohydrate ABC transporter permease produces the protein MNVQRSTLIFAWILLLPAVLYVVVIVAYPLVDTFILSFTDASLKKTTNWVGWINYEKIFNTTFAEVIIRTFVWTFFSVALKMIIGVFGACMLNAAVPGRALFRVLTMPPWIVPMAIGIFMWGWMYNGQFGMISGVLQNWGIIDGPIAFLARGSTAFWATIITDVWIGVPLVTLYMLAAMQAVPQDLYEAAWTDGAGRFYRFRRITLPLLIPSLITMSMLSLIATFNSFDIIWILTQGGPNGETTTMIIDTYRTAIGSKKYGEGAARAVLICIFLSIFCLAYFRVTSRLSAGETNR, from the coding sequence ATGAACGTTCAACGCAGCACTCTCATCTTCGCCTGGATCCTGTTGCTGCCAGCCGTTCTCTACGTCGTCGTCATCGTTGCCTATCCGCTGGTGGACACGTTCATCCTGTCGTTCACCGACGCCTCGTTGAAGAAAACCACCAACTGGGTTGGCTGGATCAACTATGAGAAGATCTTCAATACCACCTTTGCCGAGGTCATCATCCGCACCTTCGTGTGGACCTTCTTTTCAGTCGCGCTCAAGATGATCATCGGCGTCTTCGGCGCCTGCATGCTGAATGCCGCCGTTCCCGGCCGGGCGTTGTTTCGCGTCTTGACCATGCCGCCCTGGATCGTGCCGATGGCCATCGGCATCTTCATGTGGGGCTGGATGTATAATGGTCAGTTCGGCATGATTTCCGGCGTGCTGCAGAACTGGGGCATTATCGACGGCCCCATCGCTTTCCTCGCCCGTGGCTCGACGGCATTCTGGGCGACCATCATCACCGACGTGTGGATCGGCGTACCGCTGGTGACGCTCTATATGCTGGCGGCCATGCAGGCCGTGCCGCAGGACCTCTACGAAGCCGCGTGGACGGATGGGGCGGGACGGTTCTACCGCTTTCGCCGCATTACCCTGCCGCTGCTCATCCCATCGCTGATCACCATGTCGATGCTGTCGCTGATCGCCACGTTCAATTCGTTCGACATTATCTGGATCCTGACGCAAGGCGGGCCGAATGGCGAAACGACAACGATGATCATCGATACCTACCGCACCGCGATCGGTTCGAAAAAGTATGGCGAGGGTGCAGCCCGCGCCGTCTTGATCTGCATCTTCCTCTCGATTTTCTGCCTGGCCTATTTCCGGGTGACCAGCCGGCTTTCTGCGGGAGAAACCAACCGATGA
- a CDS encoding carbohydrate ABC transporter permease, translating into MSTQPAMINRYRWYELIAIYAGILLFLTFILAPFVEGFLVSLKPLGLLFSSPYRFWPENGSFAAYRTMWVSVPGFARYIFNSFFISIIVTAIVLVLVIPASYAFARFQFRGSGLLLGAFLAVNMFSGAVLLIPLFRLMRSFGVLNTYFAMIVPGVAFLIPSAIWLLRTYMMRIPRELDEAAFVDGASHFYTLRRVILPIAMPGITVVAITTFIGSYAQQFIFALTFNSKSEYMPLPVGLFAYFGRQEVIWNELMAASFVGIAPAIIVIFFLQRYLVSGLTAGAVKQ; encoded by the coding sequence ATGAGCACGCAACCTGCCATGATCAACCGTTACCGCTGGTATGAGCTGATCGCCATCTATGCCGGTATCCTGCTGTTCCTGACATTCATTCTGGCGCCGTTTGTCGAAGGGTTTCTGGTCTCGCTGAAACCTTTGGGATTGTTGTTTTCCTCGCCCTACAGGTTCTGGCCGGAAAACGGCTCGTTTGCCGCCTATCGGACGATGTGGGTCAGCGTTCCCGGCTTTGCCCGCTATATCTTCAATTCGTTCTTCATCTCGATCATCGTCACTGCGATTGTCCTCGTCCTGGTCATCCCGGCCTCCTATGCATTTGCCCGGTTCCAGTTTCGCGGCAGCGGGCTTCTGCTCGGCGCGTTTCTGGCGGTCAACATGTTTTCCGGTGCCGTCCTGCTCATCCCGCTGTTTCGCCTGATGCGCAGCTTCGGTGTGCTGAATACCTATTTCGCCATGATCGTGCCGGGGGTCGCCTTCCTGATCCCGTCGGCGATCTGGCTGCTGCGCACCTACATGATGCGCATCCCCCGCGAGCTGGACGAAGCGGCCTTTGTCGATGGTGCCAGCCATTTCTATACGCTTCGCCGGGTCATCCTCCCCATTGCCATGCCCGGCATCACCGTTGTTGCGATTACGACCTTCATCGGGTCCTACGCGCAGCAGTTCATCTTCGCGCTGACCTTCAACTCGAAGAGCGAATATATGCCGCTGCCGGTTGGGCTGTTTGCCTATTTCGGCCGGCAGGAAGTGATCTGGAATGAACTGATGGCGGCGAGTTTCGTCGGCATCGCCCCGGCCATCATCGTGATCTTCTTCCTACAGCGCTATCTCGTCAGCGGGCTGACCGCTGGCGCGGTGAAACAATAA
- a CDS encoding ABC transporter substrate-binding protein, giving the protein MSIHVKTGILALALLGSTALGAMTAHAADQEISWIYCGDVMDPVHEKYIKQWEEKNPGWKVTPEVVGWAQCQDKATTLAVAGTPVAMAYVGSRTLKEFAQNDLIVPVPMTEEEKKSYYPHIADTVTFDDNQWGVPVAFSTKALYWNKDLFKQAGLDPETPPKTWAEEIAFAKQIKEKTGIAGYGLPAKTFDNTMHQFMHWVYTNNGKVIDGDKIVIDSPEVLAALQAYKDITPYSVEGATAYEQNEMRAIFLDGKIGMLQAGSGAAVRLKDTKVNWGVAPLPLGPSAKGEGTLLITDSLAIFKGSGVEEKAIEFAKFITSPGPQGEYELQGGAGLTPLRPSPMVDEFVKKDPYWKPFIDGITYGGPEPLFTDYKGFQNVIIEMVQAVVTDKAEPADALKKAAADLEQYK; this is encoded by the coding sequence GTGTCAATTCATGTCAAGACAGGGATACTCGCCCTGGCGTTGCTCGGCTCGACCGCGCTTGGCGCCATGACCGCCCATGCGGCCGATCAGGAAATCAGCTGGATCTATTGCGGCGACGTGATGGACCCGGTCCACGAGAAATATATCAAGCAGTGGGAAGAGAAGAACCCTGGCTGGAAAGTCACACCGGAAGTCGTCGGCTGGGCCCAGTGCCAGGACAAGGCAACGACGCTTGCCGTTGCCGGCACGCCGGTCGCCATGGCCTATGTCGGCTCGCGCACGCTGAAGGAATTCGCCCAGAACGACCTGATCGTTCCGGTGCCGATGACCGAAGAGGAGAAAAAGAGCTATTATCCTCACATCGCCGACACCGTCACCTTCGACGATAACCAGTGGGGCGTGCCGGTCGCGTTCTCGACCAAGGCACTCTACTGGAACAAGGATCTGTTCAAGCAGGCCGGTCTTGATCCCGAAACCCCGCCGAAGACCTGGGCCGAAGAGATCGCATTCGCCAAGCAGATCAAGGAAAAGACCGGCATTGCCGGCTACGGTCTTCCGGCCAAGACGTTCGACAATACCATGCATCAATTCATGCACTGGGTTTACACCAACAATGGCAAGGTGATCGACGGCGACAAGATCGTCATCGACAGTCCTGAGGTTCTTGCAGCCCTCCAAGCCTACAAGGACATCACGCCCTATTCGGTCGAAGGCGCCACTGCCTACGAGCAGAACGAGATGCGTGCCATCTTCCTCGATGGCAAGATCGGTATGCTCCAGGCCGGCTCGGGCGCTGCCGTCCGTCTCAAGGACACCAAGGTCAATTGGGGCGTTGCGCCTCTGCCGCTCGGCCCATCGGCCAAGGGTGAAGGCACGTTGCTGATCACCGACAGCCTCGCCATCTTCAAGGGATCCGGTGTCGAGGAGAAAGCCATCGAATTTGCGAAATTCATCACCTCGCCGGGCCCGCAGGGCGAATATGAGCTGCAGGGCGGCGCCGGTCTGACGCCGCTTCGGCCGTCGCCGATGGTCGATGAGTTCGTCAAGAAGGATCCCTATTGGAAGCCCTTTATCGACGGCATCACCTATGGTGGTCCGGAGCCGCTTTTCACCGACTATAAGGGCTTCCAGAACGTCATCATCGAAATGGTTCAGGCTGTCGTCACTGATAAGGCCGAACCGGCGGATGCCCTGAAAAAGGCCGCTGCCGATCTCGAACAGTACAAGTAA
- a CDS encoding ABC transporter ATP-binding protein has product MGQLNLNKVQKFYGTFEVLKGIQLEVRNGEFVVFVGPSGCGKSTLLRMIAGLDETSSGDIMIDGKRVNDLPPVKRGIAMVFQSYALYPHMTVFENIAFPLRVEKMQEDKLRAKVENAARILHLDQRLQQKPGLLSGGQRQRVAIGRAIVREPKIFLFDEPLSNLDAALRADMRIELAKLHKQLKATMIYVTHDQVEAMTMADRIVVLNAGEISQTGAPLELYHKPANMFVAGFIGNPRMNMLPVTCKAVSDAGVEVDFRGQSATIPVTGRANLVGQPLTLGIRPEHIQFGKADLSMTLTPSVIERLGAQTVAYASLDGESENFCAMLPGSAPIRTDETVSIGIGAADCHLFDASGIALERRVELTDIDAGLMKIAGG; this is encoded by the coding sequence TTGGGACAACTCAATCTCAACAAGGTTCAGAAATTTTACGGAACGTTCGAAGTGCTGAAAGGCATCCAACTGGAGGTCCGCAACGGCGAATTCGTCGTCTTCGTCGGCCCCTCCGGGTGTGGTAAATCGACATTGCTGCGCATGATCGCCGGTCTCGACGAGACGAGTTCAGGTGATATCATGATCGACGGCAAGCGCGTCAACGACCTGCCGCCGGTCAAGCGTGGCATCGCCATGGTGTTCCAGAGCTATGCGCTTTATCCGCACATGACCGTATTCGAGAACATCGCCTTTCCGCTGCGCGTCGAGAAGATGCAGGAGGACAAGCTGAGGGCCAAGGTCGAGAATGCCGCGCGCATTCTGCATCTGGACCAGCGGCTCCAGCAGAAACCCGGTCTCTTGTCCGGCGGCCAGCGCCAGCGCGTCGCGATTGGCCGGGCGATCGTACGCGAGCCGAAGATCTTTCTGTTTGATGAACCTCTGTCCAATCTCGACGCGGCGCTGCGCGCCGACATGCGGATCGAACTGGCCAAACTGCACAAGCAGTTGAAGGCGACGATGATCTACGTCACGCATGACCAGGTCGAAGCGATGACGATGGCAGACCGCATCGTCGTGCTCAATGCTGGCGAGATTTCCCAGACCGGCGCGCCGCTCGAACTCTATCACAAGCCCGCCAACATGTTTGTCGCCGGCTTTATTGGTAACCCGCGCATGAACATGCTGCCGGTCACCTGCAAGGCCGTCAGCGATGCCGGTGTCGAGGTGGATTTCAGGGGACAATCGGCGACAATACCGGTTACCGGCCGGGCCAATCTCGTGGGGCAGCCCCTAACGCTTGGTATTCGCCCCGAACACATTCAGTTCGGTAAGGCCGATCTGTCGATGACCTTGACCCCATCGGTGATCGAACGGCTCGGCGCCCAGACGGTGGCTTATGCTTCGCTGGATGGCGAGAGCGAGAATTTCTGCGCCATGCTGCCGGGCAGCGCGCCAATCCGCACAGATGAAACGGTTTCGATCGGTATCGGCGCTGCGGATTGCCACCTGTTCGACGCGTCCGGCATCGCGCTTGAGCGCCGGGTGGAACTGACGGATATCGATGCCGGCCTCATGAAAATCGCGGGCGGCTGA
- a CDS encoding M81 family metallopeptidase, whose protein sequence is MRIFTAVLATETNTFSPICVDRRAFEASLYARPGEHPQTPTLCSAPITVGRRLAAEEGFTLIEGTATWADPAGLVNRATYESLRDEILDQLRAALPVDAVVLGLHGAMVADGYEDTEGDILARVRNIVGSDILVCAGLDPHSHLTAKRREAADFFVYFKEFPHTDFVDRAEDLWRIALGKLAGRIKPVMSVFDCRMIDVYPTSREPMRSFVDKIMRMEAEDPEILSISVIHGFMAGDVPEMGTKMLVVTDDKPEKGEALARELGLELFANRGTFIMPQIDEKEAVSRALNASSGPVVIADVWDNPGGGTAGDATVLLAELLAQGAKDTAVGTIWDPMAVQICMAAGEGAEIKLRFGAKSAAGTGNPIDGIVKVVKLVRNAEMRFGESYAPFGDAAHIHLAGIDIILNSTRAQSFDPSLFSVMGIEPQSKKILVIKSTNHFYASFARIAADILYCSAGTPYPNNPARTPYRRAPRDIWPMVENPHDLER, encoded by the coding sequence TTGCGCATTTTCACCGCCGTCCTGGCGACCGAGACCAATACTTTCTCACCGATCTGCGTCGATCGCCGCGCCTTCGAAGCGTCGCTCTATGCCCGCCCCGGCGAGCATCCGCAAACGCCGACGCTCTGTTCCGCGCCGATCACCGTCGGCCGCCGGCTGGCCGCAGAAGAGGGTTTCACACTGATCGAGGGGACGGCCACCTGGGCTGATCCGGCCGGGCTCGTCAATCGCGCCACTTATGAAAGCCTGCGCGATGAAATCCTCGATCAGCTCCGCGCCGCACTGCCGGTGGATGCCGTGGTGCTCGGTCTTCATGGCGCCATGGTCGCCGATGGCTACGAGGATACCGAGGGCGATATTCTCGCGCGCGTACGAAACATTGTCGGCTCCGATATTCTCGTCTGCGCCGGGCTTGATCCGCATAGCCACCTCACTGCCAAGCGCCGGGAGGCCGCGGATTTCTTCGTCTACTTCAAGGAATTTCCGCATACGGACTTTGTCGATCGCGCCGAAGATCTGTGGCGCATCGCGCTCGGCAAGCTGGCCGGCCGTATCAAGCCGGTGATGTCGGTCTTCGATTGCCGGATGATCGACGTCTACCCGACCTCGCGCGAGCCGATGCGTTCGTTCGTCGACAAGATCATGCGGATGGAAGCTGAAGACCCGGAAATCCTGTCCATCTCCGTGATCCATGGTTTCATGGCCGGCGACGTTCCGGAAATGGGAACGAAAATGCTTGTCGTCACCGATGACAAACCGGAAAAGGGCGAAGCCCTTGCCCGCGAACTGGGCCTCGAGCTCTTCGCAAATCGCGGCACGTTCATCATGCCGCAGATCGATGAAAAAGAGGCCGTTTCCCGCGCGCTCAATGCGTCCAGCGGACCCGTGGTGATCGCCGATGTCTGGGACAATCCCGGCGGCGGAACGGCGGGTGACGCAACTGTCCTTCTGGCCGAGCTCCTGGCGCAAGGCGCCAAGGATACGGCCGTCGGCACCATCTGGGATCCGATGGCAGTGCAGATCTGCATGGCAGCCGGGGAAGGTGCCGAGATCAAGCTGCGCTTTGGCGCAAAATCGGCGGCAGGAACCGGCAATCCGATCGACGGCATCGTCAAGGTCGTGAAGCTGGTGCGCAACGCGGAAATGCGCTTTGGTGAAAGCTACGCCCCCTTCGGCGACGCCGCCCATATCCATCTCGCCGGCATCGATATCATCCTGAACTCCACCCGCGCGCAAAGCTTCGACCCGAGCCTGTTCTCCGTCATGGGCATCGAGCCTCAATCGAAAAAGATCCTGGTCATCAAATCGACCAATCACTTCTACGCATCCTTTGCCCGGATCGCGGCGGATATCCTCTATTGCTCGGCCGGAACTCCCTATCCAAACAATCCCGCCCGCACACCCTATCGCCGGGCACCGCGCGATATCTGGCCGATGGTGGAAAACCCGCACGATCTCGAGCGGTGA
- a CDS encoding RidA family protein, which produces MSITRYGTVQAGAGGKPLPFARAVEANGWLYVSGQVAMENGEIIEGGIIPQTHRTIANLLGILVEAGYRPEHIVRVGVWLDDPRDFWTFNTIYQDYFGEHPPARACVQASMMVDCKVEIDCVAYKEKTR; this is translated from the coding sequence ATGTCCATTACACGTTATGGCACCGTGCAGGCCGGGGCAGGCGGCAAGCCGCTGCCGTTTGCGCGCGCGGTAGAGGCCAATGGCTGGCTTTATGTCTCAGGCCAGGTTGCCATGGAAAATGGCGAGATCATCGAAGGCGGGATCATCCCGCAGACGCACAGGACGATCGCCAATCTGCTGGGCATCCTGGTCGAAGCTGGTTACAGGCCGGAACACATCGTCCGCGTCGGCGTCTGGCTGGACGATCCGCGCGACTTCTGGACGTTCAACACGATTTATCAGGACTATTTCGGTGAACATCCACCGGCACGGGCCTGCGTTCAGGCATCGATGATGGTCGATTGCAAGGTCGAGATCGACTGCGTCGCCTATAAGGAAAAGACGCGCTGA
- a CDS encoding MurR/RpiR family transcriptional regulator produces MDIFSTLQDEKGKLSQAESRIAEILLTDFEFAVNASIIELAGKADVSPPTVTRFCRRLGCDSFSDFKVQLARTAYVGMRYLKPEPKSQEPADVAQDIVSKAQNALFMLHRSLDLVAIEQATEKLAGADMIYAFGSGGNSSMIASELQNRLFRLGLRITASSDHSMQMMMAAAARPGDVVIGSSFSGRNAELVRSFMLARDQKITTIALTQSGSPVARAADITVPVDLPEGTNIYRPTSTRIAYLALLDILASLVAYHIQPQAIVTLRRIKQQLVAHRDGDDRQLLGD; encoded by the coding sequence ATGGATATTTTCTCCACGCTCCAGGACGAAAAAGGCAAGCTTTCGCAGGCCGAAAGCCGTATTGCCGAGATATTGCTGACGGATTTCGAATTTGCGGTGAATGCCTCGATCATCGAGCTGGCCGGCAAGGCCGATGTTTCTCCGCCGACCGTCACCCGCTTCTGCCGAAGGCTCGGCTGCGACAGTTTTTCCGATTTCAAGGTCCAGCTGGCGCGCACGGCCTATGTCGGCATGCGCTACCTCAAGCCTGAGCCGAAGAGCCAGGAGCCGGCCGACGTGGCGCAGGATATCGTGTCAAAGGCGCAGAATGCGCTGTTCATGCTGCACCGGAGCCTTGATCTTGTGGCGATCGAGCAGGCGACGGAAAAGCTGGCCGGTGCGGACATGATCTACGCGTTCGGTTCCGGCGGCAACTCCTCGATGATCGCCAGCGAATTGCAAAACCGTCTGTTCCGCCTAGGGCTGCGCATCACGGCAAGCTCCGATCACAGCATGCAGATGATGATGGCGGCGGCGGCACGGCCGGGCGACGTCGTCATCGGATCGTCGTTCTCCGGCCGCAATGCCGAACTTGTCCGGTCCTTCATGCTTGCCCGCGACCAGAAGATAACGACGATCGCACTGACGCAGAGCGGCAGCCCGGTTGCGCGTGCTGCGGATATCACCGTGCCTGTCGATCTGCCCGAGGGGACCAATATCTATCGACCAACCTCGACCCGCATCGCTTATCTCGCGCTCCTCGATATCCTCGCCAGTCTCGTTGCCTACCATATCCAGCCCCAGGCAATCGTGACGCTGCGACGCATCAAGCAGCAGCTTGTCGCCCATCGCGACGGCGACGACCGCCAGCTTTTGGGGGATTGA
- a CDS encoding SDR family oxidoreductase, with amino-acid sequence MTSSVAIVTGAAGDIGRAIARRLGEDHDVVLMPDLDGDAVERAAASLGNPEKFIAITCNVTDVASVAQMAARAAELGVVRTLVNNAGAARAVSLHDTTPEIWRMDSILNLEAAFLCFRAVEDALKESQGSVVNIASVNGTNVFGHPAYSAAKAGLLHLTKLIAVEYGKYGIRANAVSPGTVRTQAWEERAAANPNVFEDARRWYPLQRIASPDDVANAVGFLASPLALAITGVCLPVDCGLTAGQAELARTFSQSENY; translated from the coding sequence ATGACTTCATCTGTTGCAATCGTCACGGGGGCCGCAGGGGATATCGGCCGGGCGATTGCCCGTCGTCTTGGCGAAGATCATGATGTCGTATTGATGCCGGATCTGGATGGTGACGCCGTTGAACGTGCCGCAGCCAGCCTCGGCAATCCCGAAAAGTTCATTGCGATCACGTGTAATGTCACCGATGTGGCGAGCGTCGCGCAGATGGCGGCGCGCGCGGCGGAGCTTGGCGTGGTGCGCACATTGGTCAACAACGCGGGTGCGGCGCGTGCTGTCAGCCTGCACGATACGACGCCGGAAATCTGGCGCATGGACAGTATTCTCAATCTGGAGGCTGCTTTCCTCTGCTTTCGCGCCGTCGAGGATGCATTGAAAGAAAGCCAGGGCTCGGTGGTCAACATCGCCTCGGTCAACGGCACCAACGTTTTCGGCCATCCCGCCTATAGCGCCGCCAAGGCCGGGCTGCTGCACCTGACGAAGCTGATTGCGGTGGAGTACGGCAAATACGGCATTCGCGCCAATGCGGTGTCGCCGGGCACGGTGCGCACGCAGGCATGGGAAGAGCGTGCGGCGGCCAATCCGAATGTGTTCGAGGACGCCCGCCGCTGGTATCCGTTGCAGCGCATCGCCAGCCCGGATGACGTGGCCAACGCCGTTGGCTTCCTGGCAAGCCCGCTGGCGCTGGCCATCACCGGCGTCTGCCTGCCGGTCGATTGTGGCCTGACCGCGGGGCAGGCGGAACTGGCCCGCACCTTTTCCCAATCCGAAAACTATTAA